Proteins encoded within one genomic window of Dyadobacter chenhuakuii:
- a CDS encoding sugar phosphate isomerase/epimerase family protein, whose product MTIDRRTFMNSLAVSAGAAFLPEMESLAPDFPISCNQYSWITFYAREGKEWGADLDASLKEFASTGLKAYEPAFTHADEVGRLLPVLEKYQLAMPSVYVNSSLHKADEATKSIESVLAIADALKPANTKIIVTNPNPLQWGGSENKNDAELAEQAKNLDKLGAELKQRGMTLAYHTHDVELRAAAREFHHMLLATDPKNVSLCLDVHWVYRGSGNSQIALFDIIKLYGKRIVELHLRQSKDGVWQEAFSDGDIDYRRLVTTLKSMNVTPHLVLEQCLEKTSPKTVGAVEAHRQDLVYVKKVFEV is encoded by the coding sequence ATGACCATCGATCGGAGAACATTTATGAATTCGCTGGCTGTCTCGGCTGGAGCTGCTTTTTTGCCGGAAATGGAGAGCCTGGCGCCCGACTTCCCTATTTCCTGTAACCAATATTCATGGATTACCTTTTACGCCCGGGAAGGAAAAGAATGGGGCGCAGACCTGGATGCGTCGCTGAAAGAATTTGCCTCAACCGGCCTGAAAGCCTATGAACCTGCATTTACGCACGCAGATGAAGTCGGCAGGTTGTTACCGGTTTTGGAAAAATATCAGCTTGCTATGCCCTCGGTTTACGTGAACAGTTCATTACATAAGGCCGATGAGGCGACCAAGTCCATCGAATCCGTGCTCGCAATTGCGGACGCTCTGAAACCTGCTAACACGAAGATCATTGTCACCAATCCCAACCCGCTGCAATGGGGAGGGTCCGAAAATAAGAATGACGCCGAACTCGCGGAACAAGCCAAGAACCTCGACAAACTAGGTGCCGAACTGAAACAGCGCGGCATGACGCTCGCCTATCACACGCATGACGTAGAACTGCGCGCAGCAGCACGGGAATTTCATCATATGCTGCTCGCGACAGATCCCAAGAATGTTTCACTATGCCTGGATGTGCATTGGGTCTACCGCGGCTCCGGCAATTCGCAGATTGCTCTTTTTGATATTATAAAATTATACGGAAAACGAATTGTCGAACTGCATTTGCGCCAATCCAAAGATGGAGTCTGGCAGGAAGCATTCAGCGATGGCGACATCGATTACCGCCGCCTTGTGACAACATTAAAATCAATGAATGTCACGCCGCACTTGGTTTTGGAGCAATGTCTGGAAAAAACATCACCGAAAACGGTGGGTGCAGTTGAA